The stretch of DNA GCCCACAGCCATGCCAATCGTTATATTGACGGCAACCCAGGTGCTTCGGAATACCCAGCACCAAATCATGGCAATTATCCACGAAATTGCGACAGAACGATATGCTCTTCCAATGACGCCCTCATCCATCAGATGAGTTGTTTTCCCCCTCTTGGATTGCCTGCAACAACATCCTAAACATCTCCACAAATCCGGCCACAATTCCAAGCACCGTAAACACCAGCATCAACCATGGTTCGGTGCCAAATTTCTGGTCAAGCCAACGACCGAACAACAACCCAATAACTGTTGAGATTACCAGCACAAGGCCAGCGCTCAACGCAAGGCCTGCACCTCTCATCCATCTATATCTATTATATGTATATGGCATGACGCGTTCCGCACAGTTATGCCCACTCATCAGCTTGTAGGTTGGCAGGC from Armatimonadota bacterium encodes:
- a CDS encoding AtpZ/AtpI family protein, producing MPYTYNRYRWMRGAGLALSAGLVLVISTVIGLLFGRWLDQKFGTEPWLMLVFTVLGIVAGFVEMFRMLLQAIQEGENNSSDG